Proteins encoded by one window of Chthonomonadales bacterium:
- a CDS encoding dihydroorotase — protein MRTVLAGGRVLDPARGFDAEADLVIEDGVVAGAVAPGSARGDVVRDARGKLVTPGLIDLHVHLREPGFEYKEDIESGTRAAAAGGFTAVCCMPNTSPAIDTAAVVRQILERAAQVGSARVYPIAALTRGMSGDGLSEIADLKAAGARAVSDDAFPIQSAETMRRGMEYCAQFGLTLMTHNEDRALTHAGAMNEGLTATLMGVPGIPAVSEDIAAARNILLAGLTGCRLHLLHISTAGTVELLRRAKADGLTVTGETCPHYWSLTDRACEGYDTDAKMNPPLRADRDADAVRLGLADGTIDAIATDHAPHAPYEKEQEFDRAPFGIVGLETAFALGYTGLVRTGVLDLDALVAKMSAAPAAVLGLPGGTLEPGAPADVAVFDLEAEWCVDPAAFRSKSRNTPFGGWPLRGRAELTVVGGRIVEV, from the coding sequence GTGAGAACGGTGCTGGCGGGAGGTCGAGTGCTCGATCCCGCGCGGGGATTCGACGCCGAGGCCGACCTGGTGATCGAGGACGGCGTGGTCGCCGGCGCCGTGGCGCCGGGCTCGGCGCGGGGCGACGTGGTGCGGGACGCGCGCGGGAAGCTCGTGACGCCCGGGCTGATCGACCTGCACGTGCACCTGCGCGAGCCCGGTTTCGAGTACAAGGAGGACATCGAGAGCGGGACGCGCGCGGCCGCCGCGGGTGGTTTCACCGCCGTCTGCTGCATGCCGAACACAAGCCCCGCTATCGACACGGCCGCCGTGGTGCGCCAGATCCTGGAGCGCGCCGCGCAGGTCGGCTCGGCGCGCGTCTACCCCATCGCCGCGCTCACCCGTGGCATGTCCGGCGACGGGCTCAGCGAGATCGCCGACCTGAAGGCGGCCGGCGCCCGCGCCGTGTCCGACGACGCCTTCCCGATCCAGAGTGCCGAAACGATGCGCCGCGGCATGGAGTACTGCGCGCAGTTCGGGCTCACGCTCATGACCCACAACGAGGACAGGGCCCTGACGCACGCAGGCGCGATGAACGAGGGCCTCACCGCCACCCTGATGGGGGTGCCCGGCATACCGGCCGTCAGCGAGGACATCGCCGCCGCGCGCAACATCCTGCTTGCCGGCCTCACCGGCTGCCGCCTGCATCTGCTGCACATCTCCACTGCCGGAACCGTGGAGCTTCTGCGGAGAGCGAAGGCGGACGGGCTCACGGTGACCGGCGAGACCTGTCCGCACTACTGGAGTCTGACCGACCGGGCCTGCGAGGGCTACGACACCGACGCGAAGATGAACCCGCCTCTGCGCGCCGACCGGGACGCCGACGCGGTTCGGCTCGGCCTGGCCGACGGCACGATCGATGCGATCGCGACCGACCATGCGCCGCACGCGCCATACGAGAAGGAGCAGGAGTTCGACCGCGCGCCATTTGGCATCGTGGGCCTCGAGACGGCCTTCGCGCTGGGCTACACGGGGCTTGTGCGGACCGGCGTGCTGGATCTGGACGCGCTCGTGGCGAAGATGAGCGCGGCGCCCGCCGCCGTGCTCGGCCTGCCCGGCGGCACGCTGGAGCCGGGCGCCCCGGCCGACGTGGCGGTGTTCGACCTCGAAGCGGAGTGGTGCGTCGACCCGGCCGCGTTCCGGTCGAAGTCGCGCAACACGCCCTTCGGCGGCTGGCCCCTGCGCGGGCGCGCGGAGTTGACCGTGGTCGGCGGGCGCATCGTGGAGGTCTGA
- a CDS encoding aspartate carbamoyltransferase catalytic subunit → MRDLLSLREIDVADIRLVLETAASFREILTRSVKKVPTLRGRSVVTLFYEPSTRTRTSFELAAKYMSAEAVNIAVAQSSITKGESLKDTLRTLQALTADCIVIRHGSSGAARMAAEMTDRPVINAGDGRHEHPTQALLDALTIWDHKVVGRIDDTYPGALAGERSFDLSNLTVAIVGDVAHSRVARSNAWGLTRLGASVRWVGPRTLIPADSESLPVSVHTDLREGLEGADVVMVLRLQTERQELGLLPSLREYARVWGVNAAALRFARPDVLVLHPGPMNRGVEIAADVADGVGGIRAAIEQQVTNGVAVRMACLYLLMGTPGAAALES, encoded by the coding sequence ATGCGCGACTTGCTGAGCTTGCGCGAGATCGATGTCGCCGACATCCGGTTGGTGCTGGAGACGGCGGCGAGCTTCCGCGAGATCCTCACCCGCTCCGTCAAGAAGGTGCCCACGCTTCGCGGGCGCTCGGTCGTGACGCTGTTCTACGAGCCCTCCACGCGCACGCGCACCTCGTTTGAACTCGCCGCCAAGTACATGAGCGCGGAGGCCGTCAACATCGCCGTCGCCCAGTCGTCCATCACGAAGGGGGAATCGCTCAAGGACACGCTGCGGACGCTTCAGGCGCTCACGGCCGACTGCATCGTGATCCGTCACGGGTCGTCTGGCGCGGCGCGGATGGCCGCCGAAATGACCGACCGCCCGGTGATTAACGCCGGTGATGGCCGCCACGAGCACCCGACGCAGGCCCTGCTGGACGCGCTGACGATCTGGGACCACAAGGTGGTAGGCCGCATCGACGACACCTATCCGGGCGCGCTGGCGGGCGAGCGCTCGTTCGACCTCTCCAACCTGACGGTGGCGATCGTCGGCGACGTGGCGCACAGCCGCGTGGCGCGCTCCAACGCGTGGGGCCTGACCAGGCTGGGTGCGAGCGTACGGTGGGTTGGACCGCGCACCCTGATCCCGGCCGACTCCGAGAGCCTGCCCGTGAGCGTACACACCGACCTTCGCGAGGGGCTGGAGGGCGCCGACGTTGTCATGGTCCTTCGCCTGCAGACGGAGCGCCAGGAGCTCGGTCTGCTGCCGAGCCTGCGCGAGTACGCCCGTGTGTGGGGCGTCAACGCCGCGGCGCTTCGCTTCGCCAGGCCCGACGTGCTCGTGCTGCATCCGGGGCCGATGAACCGCGGCGTCGAGATCGCCGCCGATGTGGCCGACGGTGTCGGCGGGATCCGCGCGGCGATCGAGCAGCAGGTGACCAACGGCGTGGCCGTCCGCATGGCCTGTCTCTATCTGTTGATGGGAACCCCGGGCGCGGCGGCGCTCGAGAGCTAG
- a CDS encoding glycoside hydrolase family 88 protein, producing MTPFAILFVAFAGRCLAAPVIDPPAADTSSATFFLKAAAYRPAPPGLARAAASTMTRAARFLMSDTGIDHALRDESGRKVPPYIYHAVIDDGNGFSRISYPAFHHAYLIEAFLNYYNYSGNGEGIRRARQLADWTITHSTPADWKWGSLPWSTFEEGKPGGQEDKDNLQPDKVGYMGLAYTRLYEVTGSRAYLDAARRAADTLVRHQGFDGSWPFRVNPRTGEVFQQYTAALFMNAAFMEKMYALTKNRDYKNAQITAWMWMLRNPVRTGNWGGLYEDIPKGVESQVHYSPLQTIRLLLRYRTPLNARSYLEKARRLFDETMDGLAFDDPDMGLILREQTAYLAATPSATMNWSMMAAEFYLATGEERYRQTVLEALRNVTRYGLKPDGRTHNTVLGGWMYGDSASWYSLTSPVVRYIYQDMGCLPELAPGGETHILRSCTQVRRVRYGKRGVVYESLPDSIELIKLASAPTAVKAGGRRLSPSPGLAASSGFLYDPGSHVLLVRHASATVEVTLRP from the coding sequence ATGACCCCCTTCGCTATCCTGTTCGTCGCCTTCGCCGGCCGATGCCTGGCCGCACCCGTCATCGATCCGCCGGCGGCCGATACCTCTTCGGCCACGTTCTTCCTGAAGGCCGCCGCCTACCGGCCCGCGCCGCCTGGCCTGGCGCGAGCGGCTGCGTCTACCATGACGCGCGCCGCCCGGTTCCTGATGAGCGACACCGGCATCGACCACGCCCTGCGCGATGAGAGCGGCCGTAAGGTCCCACCCTATATCTACCACGCGGTGATCGACGATGGCAACGGGTTCAGCCGCATCTCGTACCCCGCGTTCCATCACGCCTACCTGATCGAGGCCTTTCTGAACTACTACAACTACTCCGGCAACGGCGAGGGCATACGCCGGGCTCGCCAACTGGCCGACTGGACCATCACCCACAGCACGCCGGCCGACTGGAAGTGGGGCTCGCTGCCCTGGAGCACCTTCGAGGAGGGGAAGCCGGGCGGGCAAGAGGACAAGGACAACCTGCAGCCCGACAAGGTCGGCTACATGGGCCTTGCCTACACCCGGCTCTACGAGGTGACCGGGAGCCGGGCCTATCTGGACGCGGCCCGCCGCGCCGCGGACACGCTGGTGCGCCATCAGGGGTTCGACGGTAGCTGGCCCTTCCGCGTGAACCCCAGGACCGGCGAGGTGTTTCAGCAGTACACCGCCGCGCTCTTCATGAATGCCGCCTTCATGGAGAAGATGTACGCGCTGACGAAGAACCGCGACTACAAGAACGCGCAGATCACCGCGTGGATGTGGATGCTTCGCAATCCCGTGCGGACCGGGAACTGGGGCGGCCTCTACGAGGACATTCCGAAGGGCGTCGAGTCCCAGGTGCACTACTCGCCGCTGCAGACCATCCGGCTCCTCCTGCGCTACCGAACGCCCCTCAACGCGCGATCGTACCTGGAGAAGGCCCGCAGGCTGTTCGACGAGACGATGGACGGCCTGGCCTTCGACGACCCCGACATGGGCCTGATCCTCCGCGAGCAGACCGCCTACCTGGCGGCCACGCCCAGTGCGACGATGAACTGGTCCATGATGGCGGCCGAGTTCTACCTGGCCACCGGCGAGGAGCGGTACCGGCAGACGGTGCTGGAGGCCCTCCGCAACGTGACCCGCTATGGCCTCAAGCCCGATGGCAGGACCCACAACACGGTCCTCGGCGGCTGGATGTACGGCGACTCGGCCAGTTGGTACAGCCTGACGAGCCCGGTGGTTCGCTACATCTACCAGGACATGGGCTGCCTGCCGGAGCTGGCCCCCGGAGGCGAAACGCACATCCTGCGCTCTTGCACGCAGGTTCGTCGCGTCCGGTACGGGAAACGCGGCGTGGTCTACGAGTCGCTGCCGGACAGCATCGAGCTGATCAAGCTCGCCTCCGCGCCGACCGCCGTGAAGGCCGGCGGCCGGCGCCTGAGCCCCTCGCCGGGGCTTGCCGCTTCCAGCGGCTTCCTGTACGACCCGGGCAGCCACGTGCTGCTCGTGCGGCACGCGTCAGCTACGGTGGAGGTGACCCTGCGGCCCTGA
- a CDS encoding HDIG domain-containing protein, producing the protein MSHGREGAWALLTEYTESESLRKHALAVEAAMRHYAARFGEDAELWGNTGLLHDFDYERWPTAPEHPTNGLRILEERGWPAEMREALAGHAEYLGVPRATRMAKALFAVDELCGFLTAVAYVKPSRSIADVETASVRKKMKDRAFARAVSRDDIVRGAEELGVPLDEHISACIQAMRGAAGALGL; encoded by the coding sequence ATGAGTCACGGTCGCGAGGGCGCGTGGGCGCTGCTCACCGAGTACACGGAGAGCGAAAGCCTGCGGAAGCACGCGCTCGCCGTTGAGGCGGCGATGCGCCACTACGCCGCGCGCTTCGGCGAGGACGCCGAGCTGTGGGGCAACACCGGGCTTCTGCACGACTTCGACTACGAGCGCTGGCCGACGGCGCCCGAGCATCCGACGAACGGCCTGCGCATTCTAGAGGAGCGCGGCTGGCCGGCCGAGATGCGCGAGGCCCTCGCGGGCCACGCCGAGTACCTGGGCGTACCGCGCGCGACGCGGATGGCGAAGGCCCTGTTCGCTGTCGACGAGCTGTGCGGCTTCCTTACGGCGGTCGCCTATGTTAAGCCCTCGCGGAGCATCGCCGATGTGGAGACGGCCTCGGTTCGCAAGAAGATGAAAGACCGGGCGTTCGCCCGCGCCGTGTCGCGCGACGACATCGTGCGTGGCGCCGAGGAGCTGGGAGTGCCGCTCGACGAGCACATCAGCGCCTGTATCCAGGCGATGCGCGGCGCGGCCGGCGCGCTGGGCCTCTGA
- the pyrR gene encoding bifunctional pyr operon transcriptional regulator/uracil phosphoribosyltransferase PyrR — protein MDGEEMRRAVTRIAHEVVEKNRGAEALAVVGIQRRGAPLADRLARLIGQIEGVEVPVGKLDVTLYRDDYLERRPAAGATEMAFDIAGRSIVLVDEVFFTGRTARAAISALMDYGRPASVQLAVLVDRGHRELPIRPDYVGKNLPTSRTEHVEVRLVEVDGEDAVTIRKP, from the coding sequence ATGGACGGCGAGGAGATGCGGCGCGCCGTCACGCGCATCGCGCACGAAGTGGTCGAGAAGAACCGCGGCGCGGAGGCGCTGGCGGTCGTCGGCATCCAGAGGCGCGGCGCCCCGCTCGCCGACCGGCTCGCTCGCCTGATCGGCCAGATCGAGGGCGTCGAGGTGCCCGTCGGCAAGCTGGACGTGACCCTCTATCGCGACGACTACCTCGAGCGGCGGCCGGCCGCCGGCGCCACCGAGATGGCGTTCGACATCGCCGGCCGTAGCATCGTCCTTGTCGACGAGGTGTTCTTCACCGGTCGCACGGCGCGCGCCGCCATCTCCGCTCTGATGGACTACGGCCGGCCCGCGAGCGTGCAGCTTGCCGTGCTCGTGGACCGCGGCCATCGCGAGCTGCCCATCCGACCCGACTACGTGGGCAAGAACCTGCCCACCAGTCGCACCGAGCACGTCGAGGTGCGACTGGTGGAGGTGGACGGCGAGGATGCTGTCACGATCCGCAAGCCCTGA
- a CDS encoding amidohydrolase, with product MDLLLVNGRILTMSAANPVVEALAIARGRVAAVGSAAALRSAAPPGARVVDLAGRTVTPGFNDSHMHVLPYGMDLAQADLSPRAGVRDIAGLVDALRRWAAAHPAADWVRGSRYDQNVFPGAAHPTRADLDAAFAERPVWVSQTSKHAGACNSAALRLAGVDQNTPDPDGGAIVRDEAGEPTGVMLESAMGLVTRWLPKPGRAAMVEAIRRACEALLRVGVTSASDLNTGWFHMATEIEAYRQAVDQRAALRITLCPHAVDFGEPQDVPSREAFAADCGLDRPPSAEPGQGGVRLGPAKLFSDGALTVRTAALREPYVDGAGDGMLLHPVDELRSYVRSAHAAGWQVATHAIGDRAIAEVLDAYAMACGEDAGVERRHRVEHAMLLTPDLRQRLVRQRVVPTMQPEFVARLGDAYVMGLGEERAATLNPVASLLRAGVGVPFGSDCPIVPGAPLDGVRAAIARTTASGRVLGPTERIGAADALRNYTWWSAYSTFDEAETGSLERGKRADLVVLSADPAADGPDPVEVVATVVAGRFVSGTELA from the coding sequence ATGGACCTTCTGCTTGTCAACGGACGCATCCTCACGATGTCGGCGGCCAATCCCGTCGTCGAGGCGCTCGCGATCGCGCGGGGCCGTGTGGCCGCCGTAGGCTCCGCGGCGGCCCTCCGGAGCGCCGCACCGCCGGGCGCCCGAGTCGTCGATCTGGCCGGGCGAACCGTGACTCCCGGCTTCAACGACAGTCACATGCACGTGCTGCCCTACGGGATGGACCTGGCGCAGGCGGACCTCTCGCCGCGGGCGGGCGTTCGCGACATCGCGGGGCTCGTGGACGCGCTACGCCGCTGGGCGGCGGCCCACCCCGCGGCCGACTGGGTTCGGGGCAGCCGCTACGACCAGAACGTCTTTCCCGGGGCCGCGCACCCCACCCGGGCCGATCTGGACGCCGCCTTTGCGGAACGACCGGTGTGGGTCAGCCAGACGAGCAAGCACGCCGGCGCGTGCAACAGCGCGGCTCTGCGGTTGGCGGGGGTCGACCAGAACACGCCGGACCCGGATGGCGGCGCGATCGTGCGCGATGAGGCCGGCGAGCCGACAGGAGTGATGCTGGAATCGGCGATGGGTCTGGTCACGCGATGGCTGCCGAAGCCGGGCCGGGCCGCGATGGTGGAGGCCATTCGGCGGGCGTGCGAGGCGCTGCTGCGCGTCGGCGTCACCTCCGCGTCCGATCTGAACACCGGTTGGTTCCACATGGCCACGGAGATCGAGGCCTACCGGCAGGCCGTGGACCAACGGGCCGCGCTGCGTATCACGCTCTGCCCGCATGCGGTCGACTTCGGCGAGCCCCAGGACGTGCCGTCCCGCGAGGCGTTCGCCGCCGATTGCGGCCTCGACCGCCCGCCCTCGGCCGAGCCCGGCCAGGGCGGCGTGCGCCTGGGCCCGGCCAAGCTGTTCAGCGACGGCGCCCTGACGGTGCGCACGGCGGCGCTGCGCGAGCCATACGTCGACGGCGCGGGCGACGGGATGCTGCTTCACCCGGTCGACGAGTTGCGCTCCTACGTTCGGAGCGCGCACGCGGCGGGCTGGCAGGTTGCCACGCACGCCATCGGCGACCGGGCCATCGCGGAGGTGCTGGACGCCTACGCGATGGCCTGTGGGGAGGATGCCGGCGTCGAGCGGCGCCATCGCGTTGAGCACGCGATGCTCCTGACGCCGGACCTGCGCCAGCGCCTCGTGCGCCAGCGCGTTGTGCCCACGATGCAGCCGGAGTTCGTGGCGCGCCTGGGCGACGCCTACGTGATGGGCCTGGGAGAAGAGCGCGCGGCGACCCTGAACCCGGTGGCCTCGCTTCTGCGCGCGGGCGTCGGCGTGCCGTTCGGCTCGGACTGCCCGATCGTCCCCGGAGCGCCGCTGGACGGCGTTCGCGCGGCGATAGCGCGAACGACGGCCTCCGGGCGCGTTCTGGGGCCGACCGAACGCATTGGCGCCGCCGACGCGCTTCGGAACTACACCTGGTGGTCGGCGTATAGCACCTTCGATGAGGCGGAGACCGGTAGCCTGGAGCGCGGAAAGCGCGCCGATCTGGTCGTCCTCTCGGCGGATCCCGCCGCGGACGGCCCGGATCCCGTTGAGGTCGTGGCCACCGTGGTCGCGGGGCGATTCGTGAGTGGGACGGAGCTCGCATGA
- the carA gene encoding glutamine-hydrolyzing carbamoyl-phosphate synthase small subunit, which yields MKAILALEDGTVFEGTALGAPISTYGEVVFNTGMTGYQEILTDPSYAGQILCLTYPLIGNYGVNTDDFESRRVQVEGLIVREADAEPSNWRSAATLGDFLKERGIPGIQGIDTRALTRLLRAHGVMMGGISSSETRADLLARVRHAPAYSGIDFVRRVTTEEPYLWPFEGTPRHEVALLDCGVKLNILRSLAALGCRTRVFPCTATAEQILEHDPDGIMLSPGPGDPSLLGYAVETVRKLAGHKPLMGVCLGNQLLGCAFGSRTFKLKFGHRGSNHPVKDLLTERVYITSQNHGFALDPAELRDGMEVAHVNLNDGTVEGLRHRDLPIFSIQYHPEASPGPTDSRYFFERFVRMIEEGSPPSGD from the coding sequence ATGAAGGCGATCCTGGCGCTGGAAGACGGAACGGTGTTCGAGGGCACGGCGCTCGGCGCGCCCATCTCGACCTATGGAGAGGTCGTGTTCAACACGGGCATGACCGGCTATCAGGAGATCCTGACGGACCCGTCCTACGCCGGACAGATCCTGTGCCTGACCTACCCGCTCATCGGCAACTACGGGGTCAACACGGACGACTTCGAGTCGCGGCGCGTGCAGGTGGAGGGGCTGATCGTGCGCGAGGCGGACGCCGAGCCGAGCAACTGGCGGAGTGCCGCCACGTTGGGCGACTTCCTCAAGGAGCGGGGCATCCCCGGAATCCAGGGGATCGACACGCGGGCGCTGACGCGCCTGTTGCGAGCGCACGGCGTGATGATGGGCGGCATCAGCAGCAGCGAAACGCGTGCGGATCTCCTGGCCCGCGTCCGCCACGCGCCAGCGTACTCTGGCATCGACTTCGTGCGCCGCGTGACCACGGAGGAGCCCTACCTGTGGCCGTTCGAGGGGACTCCGCGCCACGAGGTTGCGCTGCTCGACTGCGGGGTGAAGCTCAACATCCTGCGCAGCCTGGCCGCGCTCGGCTGCCGTACAAGGGTTTTCCCGTGCACCGCGACGGCCGAGCAGATTCTAGAGCATGACCCGGACGGCATCATGCTATCGCCCGGGCCGGGCGACCCGTCGCTGCTCGGCTATGCCGTGGAGACGGTGCGCAAGCTGGCTGGCCACAAGCCGCTGATGGGCGTTTGTCTGGGCAACCAGCTTCTCGGGTGCGCGTTCGGCAGCCGCACGTTCAAACTGAAGTTCGGGCACAGGGGAAGCAACCACCCGGTTAAGGACCTGCTGACCGAGCGCGTCTACATCACCTCGCAGAACCACGGCTTCGCGCTCGATCCGGCGGAGCTTCGCGATGGGATGGAGGTGGCGCACGTGAACCTCAACGACGGAACCGTGGAGGGGTTGCGCCACCGGGATCTACCCATCTTCTCCATCCAGTATCACCCGGAGGCGTCGCCGGGCCCGACCGACAGCCGCTACTTCTTCGAGCGGTTCGTGAGGATGATCGAGGAGGGGAGCCCTCCGTCGGGGGACTGA
- a CDS encoding DUF393 domain-containing protein — translation MEPRSWVLIDGDCGLCRRFGEWVRRRDRRGLLAVTPYQRAPSPPMTPALRRCCRRALHVVAPGGRVLHVVAPGGRVLRGGRAALFVLERTGWGGAARLLTMPPLVWAVEVVYLLVAWRHGWLAGVLLRGTPDPGVAGRQKEEPGVRTRRWWSALPAGGALALVCGSVLAAGASQAETIGSRRINVMVISYDPILRTRDGQRLTQYMKWNDARAMTDAVVDALREASGGYAGYHVVDFRTVDAYPVKRDGYQYDERSFLDMWTDRDRAHQPDTVSYSAIFRRFGIERKVRRGEIQEVWLWGAPYFGWDEYAMKIPGDRIFYPTDNPWFYRPYDIPDCGRTVWVMGFNYERGVAEAVHSFGHRVEGILSLTVGRGIWDDKRTPDNIWNRFTHQAKTFADDAQVGNVHGGPNAEEGYDYAQKRTAMSGADNWLRYPDISGPKQPVSSETWGGPDYHLNYMKWWLGHLPKAPGVTDGFYNNWWRYVVDYDAAVRALPPPGGRPAPANSAMR, via the coding sequence GTGGAGCCGCGAAGCTGGGTGCTGATCGACGGCGATTGCGGGCTGTGCCGGCGCTTCGGCGAGTGGGTGCGGCGCCGCGACCGGCGCGGACTGCTCGCCGTGACGCCCTATCAGCGGGCGCCATCTCCGCCGATGACGCCGGCGCTGCGGCGCTGCTGTCGGCGCGCGCTGCACGTTGTGGCGCCCGGCGGGCGCGTGCTGCACGTTGTGGCGCCCGGCGGGCGCGTGCTGCGCGGCGGCCGGGCCGCGCTGTTCGTGCTCGAACGGACCGGTTGGGGCGGAGCGGCGCGTCTGCTGACCATGCCGCCGCTCGTCTGGGCGGTAGAGGTCGTCTACCTCCTGGTGGCATGGCGACATGGCTGGCTTGCCGGAGTCCTGCTGCGCGGCACGCCCGACCCTGGGGTAGCCGGACGACAAAAGGAGGAGCCTGGTGTGAGAACACGGAGGTGGTGGTCTGCTCTCCCGGCGGGCGGGGCGCTCGCCCTGGTGTGCGGGTCCGTTCTGGCCGCTGGCGCGTCACAGGCGGAGACCATCGGCAGCCGACGGATCAACGTGATGGTCATCAGCTACGACCCCATCCTGCGAACGCGGGACGGCCAGCGGCTGACCCAGTACATGAAATGGAACGATGCGCGCGCCATGACGGACGCCGTCGTCGACGCTCTGCGGGAGGCGAGCGGCGGGTACGCTGGCTACCACGTCGTGGACTTTCGGACCGTGGACGCCTACCCGGTGAAGAGGGACGGCTACCAGTACGATGAGCGCAGCTTTCTTGACATGTGGACGGACCGCGACAGAGCCCACCAACCCGACACGGTGAGCTACTCCGCCATCTTCCGCCGGTTCGGCATCGAACGGAAGGTGCGCCGCGGCGAGATCCAGGAGGTGTGGCTCTGGGGCGCCCCCTACTTCGGGTGGGATGAGTACGCCATGAAGATCCCGGGCGATCGCATCTTCTACCCGACCGATAACCCGTGGTTCTACCGCCCCTACGACATCCCCGATTGCGGCCGTACCGTGTGGGTGATGGGCTTCAACTACGAGCGCGGGGTCGCGGAGGCGGTCCACAGCTTCGGCCACCGTGTCGAGGGCATCCTCTCGCTGACGGTCGGTCGGGGCATCTGGGACGACAAGAGGACGCCTGACAACATCTGGAACCGGTTCACCCACCAGGCGAAGACGTTTGCCGACGACGCGCAGGTGGGCAACGTGCACGGCGGGCCAAATGCCGAGGAGGGCTACGACTACGCGCAGAAGAGGACCGCGATGTCCGGCGCCGACAACTGGCTTCGCTACCCCGACATCAGCGGGCCGAAGCAGCCGGTGAGTAGTGAGACCTGGGGCGGGCCCGACTACCACCTCAACTACATGAAGTGGTGGCTTGGGCACCTGCCGAAGGCCCCGGGCGTGACGGACGGGTTCTACAACAACTGGTGGCGCTACGTGGTAGACTACGACGCGGCGGTGCGTGCGCTGCCGCCTCCCGGCGGCCGACCCGCCCCCGCCAACAGCGCCATGCGGTAG
- the lepB gene encoding signal peptidase I, which produces MASDSGSSEGAPSPTTRAAAPPAADGATDGATDVRAEWEAAAAARVAAAAEAARAATERRRAREEARHRARYLLRLRVLFPFLLVVVFLVYAFTTNFIPSASMEPTLKSGDHILAMRSWLAYPGGRMPARGDIVLFQPPESARREAGEVDDPDTAGFRLPPISLRRAEGEVWIKRVIGLPGDSILYREGRIYVNGSPPPARFLPSPPDPALDGVISYGVEEPLQLGKDELFVVGDNPHNSDDSRFWGPLERKYVIARFLCVVYHEGANGPNEIRARRELEMRHP; this is translated from the coding sequence ATGGCCTCCGACTCTGGCTCCTCCGAGGGAGCGCCCTCCCCCACGACGCGCGCCGCCGCGCCGCCGGCCGCCGACGGCGCGACCGACGGCGCGACCGACGTGCGGGCGGAGTGGGAAGCGGCCGCGGCGGCCCGCGTCGCGGCCGCCGCCGAAGCCGCGCGCGCCGCGACGGAGCGGCGGCGCGCGAGAGAGGAGGCGCGCCACCGCGCGCGTTACCTCCTGCGGCTTCGCGTCCTATTCCCGTTTCTGCTCGTGGTGGTGTTTCTCGTCTATGCGTTCACCACCAACTTCATCCCGTCGGCGAGCATGGAGCCGACGCTCAAGTCGGGCGACCACATCCTCGCCATGCGGTCGTGGCTCGCCTATCCGGGCGGGCGCATGCCCGCGCGCGGCGACATCGTGCTGTTTCAGCCGCCCGAGAGCGCGCGACGCGAGGCCGGCGAGGTGGACGATCCCGATACCGCGGGCTTCCGTCTGCCGCCCATCTCGCTGCGGCGCGCCGAGGGAGAGGTCTGGATCAAGCGCGTGATCGGCCTGCCGGGCGACAGCATCCTCTATCGTGAGGGGCGGATCTACGTCAACGGCAGCCCGCCGCCGGCGCGCTTCCTGCCGTCGCCCCCGGATCCCGCGCTCGACGGGGTGATCAGTTACGGCGTAGAGGAACCCCTGCAACTGGGCAAGGACGAGCTGTTCGTGGTCGGCGACAACCCGCACAACAGTGATGACTCGCGCTTCTGGGGACCGCTAGAGCGCAAGTACGTCATCGCGAGGTTCCTGTGCGTGGTGTACCACGAGGGCGCGAACGGTCCGAACGAGATCCGCGCGCGGCGCGAGCTGGAGATGCGGCACCCATGA